Proteins encoded in a region of the Desulfosoma sp. genome:
- a CDS encoding DUF4870 domain-containing protein gives MTSNQPKDEDDIGTWASLCHFSAFLGVIWWIPTSTVWLPVGHLLCPLSVWLVKRKKSPKIDWAGRESLNFQITMTVYGALGAMLLPGMAATLWLWAVALTDLYWIARAGVAASEGRLFTYPLVFWRLLRETEAIRSLREKETL, from the coding sequence ATGACCTCAAACCAGCCGAAGGATGAAGACGATATCGGCACCTGGGCGTCCCTGTGTCACTTCAGTGCCTTTCTCGGGGTCATTTGGTGGATTCCTACCAGCACCGTGTGGCTTCCCGTAGGACATCTCCTGTGTCCCCTGAGTGTCTGGCTGGTGAAGCGGAAAAAATCACCAAAGATCGACTGGGCCGGAAGAGAATCCCTGAATTTTCAAATCACCATGACGGTTTACGGGGCTCTTGGAGCCATGCTGCTTCCCGGCATGGCGGCGACGCTTTGGCTCTGGGCCGTGGCCCTGACGGATCTTTACTGGATCGCGCGTGCGGGAGTCGCCGCCAGTGAAGGCCGTCTTTTTACGTATCCGTTGGTGTTCTGGAGGTTGCTAAGGGAAACCGAAGCCATTCGAAGCCTGCGAGAAAAAGAAACCTTGTAG